A genomic stretch from Pirellulales bacterium includes:
- a CDS encoding GNAT family N-acetyltransferase, translating to MNHSYEEKVLELIRRLKRGEQAGPASLPAHPRVTLEPVTWADADEPQSIHTLAEWRKKANPYFPAQFPVSEEGTHRWLVHSTLEVPDRLLLWAVSAEGQRTGHLGLFRFDFTDRSVELDNVVRGVEGVLPGLMQAAVESLLVWTFETLAIDAVYLRVLSDNERALRLYQRCGFQETMRMPLVREQEGDAVRWVEAQADHRRPVTRYFVTMRLLATERRQRKAQLAGPHHVLRATMPQTRSDFTHQP from the coding sequence ATGAACCATTCGTACGAAGAGAAAGTTCTCGAACTCATCCGGCGGCTGAAACGCGGCGAGCAGGCGGGCCCGGCCTCGCTGCCCGCTCATCCTCGGGTGACGCTCGAGCCGGTCACGTGGGCCGACGCCGACGAACCGCAGTCGATACATACGCTGGCCGAATGGCGTAAGAAGGCCAACCCATATTTTCCCGCTCAGTTTCCGGTGAGCGAGGAGGGGACGCACCGCTGGCTGGTACACAGCACACTGGAAGTGCCCGACCGGCTCTTGCTCTGGGCTGTTTCAGCCGAGGGCCAGCGGACCGGGCATCTCGGTCTGTTCCGCTTCGATTTTACCGATCGCAGCGTGGAACTCGACAACGTCGTTCGCGGCGTGGAAGGCGTGCTGCCCGGACTGATGCAGGCCGCCGTCGAATCGCTGCTGGTGTGGACGTTTGAGACCTTGGCCATCGATGCGGTCTATCTGCGAGTGCTGTCCGACAACGAGCGGGCCCTGCGGCTCTACCAGCGCTGCGGCTTCCAGGAAACGATGCGCATGCCGCTGGTCCGCGAGCAGGAGGGCGACGCTGTCCGCTGGGTGGAAGCCCAGGCCGATCATCGCCGTCCGGTGACTCGCTATTTCGTGACCATGCGCCTGCTGGCGACCGAGCGGCGTCAGCGCAAAGCACAACTCGCCGGCCCCCATCATGTTCTGCGTGCGACAATGCCCCAAACTCGATCTGATTTTACCCATCAACCGTAG
- a CDS encoding glycosyltransferase family 2 protein, translating to MSKSLLTVVHGQAATEGGLVTVIMPARNEEGNLPRAYAELTQVMSGTPYDYEVLVIDNDSQDRTGAIAADLCQRDHRWRYVKFSRNFNVEASISAGLRLARGDAAVVLFSDLQDPPELLPTFFSHWEEGHDVVYGVLRDRQGDPWWKVLGAKAVYRMVNALADVEITPNATDFRLLSRRAIDALNQFDERNRYLRGFAHWIGFRSRGVEYDRRPRSAGKSKAPFFYLIGLAINAITCFSTRPLQLFSMAGAAALAGTLLLAAVYLGSYFFAYTMPGLTTVYLLLLANLAVLLLGFGTLGEYVGRTYVETKRRPLWLIDYTLNFEEAEEVVAEPVSSANVVEQPAAWRKAA from the coding sequence ATGAGCAAGAGTCTACTTACTGTCGTCCACGGCCAAGCTGCGACCGAGGGTGGACTGGTGACCGTGATCATGCCCGCGCGAAACGAAGAGGGAAACCTGCCGCGGGCATACGCGGAGCTGACCCAAGTCATGTCGGGCACTCCCTACGATTATGAAGTGCTGGTGATCGACAACGACAGCCAAGACCGCACGGGTGCGATCGCGGCCGACCTGTGCCAACGCGACCACCGCTGGCGGTATGTGAAGTTCAGCCGCAACTTCAACGTCGAGGCATCGATCAGCGCGGGGCTGCGTTTGGCGCGCGGCGACGCGGCCGTGGTGCTGTTCAGCGATTTGCAGGATCCGCCCGAACTGTTGCCGACCTTTTTCAGCCATTGGGAAGAGGGGCACGATGTGGTGTACGGCGTGCTCCGCGACCGCCAGGGCGATCCGTGGTGGAAAGTCTTGGGCGCCAAGGCCGTTTATCGAATGGTCAACGCGCTGGCCGACGTGGAGATCACGCCGAACGCAACCGACTTTCGTTTGTTGTCCCGGCGGGCCATCGACGCCTTGAATCAGTTCGACGAACGCAACCGCTACCTGCGCGGCTTCGCGCATTGGATCGGTTTCCGCAGCCGCGGCGTCGAATACGACCGCCGGCCCCGTTCAGCCGGAAAGAGCAAAGCCCCGTTCTTCTACCTGATCGGGCTGGCCATCAATGCCATCACCTGTTTTTCCACTCGTCCCTTGCAACTGTTCTCTATGGCCGGCGCCGCGGCGTTGGCGGGCACCTTGTTGCTGGCGGCCGTCTATCTCGGCAGTTACTTTTTCGCCTACACGATGCCGGGCCTCACCACCGTTTACCTACTGCTTCTCGCCAACCTGGCCGTGCTGCTGTTAGGCTTCGGCACGCTGGGAGAGTACGTGGGGCGGACCTACGTGGAGACGAAACGCCGGCCTCTATGGCTGATTGACTACACCTTGAATTTCGAAGAGGCGGAAGAAGTCGTGGCCGAGCCGGTCTCCTCGGCGAACGTTGTCGAGCAACCCGCCGCATGGCGAAAGGCGGCCTAG